In one window of Bdellovibrionales bacterium DNA:
- a CDS encoding AI-2E family transporter produces the protein MDMITLKKSMIKEVAVVGTLLLFIALFFVGLGSALFQLCIAFFLAYATLPLLKWLEKKGFSRSASTAAVVAAVGIGIVLLLLIIIPPIVSEIQTAVAEAPQNFHILLEKLDSKLAEY, from the coding sequence TTGGACATGATAACTCTTAAAAAATCCATGATTAAAGAAGTTGCGGTTGTTGGAACTTTATTATTGTTCATTGCTTTGTTTTTCGTCGGACTGGGCTCCGCTTTATTCCAACTTTGCATCGCATTTTTTTTAGCGTATGCCACATTACCGCTCCTAAAGTGGCTGGAGAAAAAAGGTTTTAGTCGTTCCGCCTCCACCGCCGCTGTCGTGGCCGCGGTCGGTATCGGAATTGTTCTGTTATTACTCATCATCATCCCTCCGATTGTGAGCGAAATCCAAACCGCAGTGGCCGAAGCTCCCCAAAATTTCCATATTCTTCTCGAAAAGTTGGATAGCAAATTGGCCGAGTACGA